TGTCAATTTCTGCATTGCGCTTCAAGGGCTTTTTCCTTCTCGCAACTAGGAGGTCTTTCCATGTCAGAACCATTTGTTGGAGAAATCCGCATGTTCGCGGGCAATTTCGCGCCCCGCGGCTGGGCCTTCTGCGACGGGCAATTGCTGGCTGTCTCACAGAACGATGCTCTCTTCTCTCTTCTCGGGACCATTTACGGCGG
The sequence above is drawn from the Acidobacteriota bacterium genome and encodes:
- a CDS encoding tail fiber protein, whose amino-acid sequence is MSEPFVGEIRMFAGNFAPRGWAFCDGQLLAVSQNDALFSLLGTIYGG